The following are encoded in a window of Methanobrevibacter ruminantium M1 genomic DNA:
- a CDS encoding DUF2097 domain-containing protein encodes MVDKELTMTSDEVLDYIKNNFKEFDKVDIAYNRVSAKGDILGVDLSDYKGKPSCRVMIALDGEIISDTIEVDFEEYKEDIIELHHWPKDESKESVYIEVI; translated from the coding sequence ATGGTCGATAAGGAATTAACAATGACTTCTGATGAAGTTCTAGATTATATTAAAAATAATTTTAAAGAATTTGATAAAGTGGATATTGCATACAATCGTGTTTCTGCAAAAGGAGACATATTAGGTGTGGATCTTTCTGATTATAAAGGAAAACCAAGTTGCAGAGTGATGATAGCTTTAGATGGTGAAATCATTTCCGATACCATTGAAGTGGACTTTGAGGAGTATAAGGAAGACATTATTGAATTGCATCACTGGCCTAAAGACGAATCAAAGGAATCTGTTTATATTGAGGTAATTTAG
- a CDS encoding DUF2097 domain-containing protein, producing the protein MVKEILMDPDDIIEYVRNEVKVDDIFELSYNRVFAPGTVLGITPEDEETGEGLILSLQLNGELLNQAVDIDLHAVKDEIIEARHLPGGDEDKLIVIEATL; encoded by the coding sequence ATGGTCAAGGAAATACTTATGGACCCAGATGATATTATAGAATATGTAAGAAATGAAGTAAAAGTTGATGATATTTTTGAATTGTCTTATAATAGGGTGTTTGCTCCAGGAACTGTGCTTGGAATCACTCCTGAAGATGAGGAAACCGGTGAAGGATTGATTCTTTCTCTTCAGCTTAATGGTGAACTCTTGAATCAGGCAGTAGACATTGATTTGCATGCAGTTAAGGATGAAATCATTGAAGCACGTCATTTGCCTGGTGGAGATGAGGATAAATTGATTGTCATTGAAGCTACATTGTAG
- the glnA gene encoding type I glutamate--ammonia ligase yields the protein MEKRIQNIMERMKADNIKFIRLQFVDLHGIPKNVSIPCELDNMEDLFTDGILFDGSSIPGFVGIEGSDLVLKPDISTYSPLSWRPEESASCRFICDIYNPNGEPFEGDPRGILKKALAKIKEEGYTYNIGPEPEFFIVDTDDDGYPIPHDTAGYFDVEPVDKGTDFRREITTNLQELGFEVEASHHEVGSLAKTKSHSSSDDALKTADAVITFKQAIKAIVANMADFDGFDYRVTFMPKPFFGESGSGMHCHQSLFKDGENIFYDENSETGLSQEAMWFIGGLLKHSAAITAVTNPIVNSYKRLVPGYEAPVYITYGIQNRSTLIRVPAARGKATRIEYRSPDPTCNPYLAFAVMLEAGMDGIKNKIDPGESVEINIYELTDEEREEKGIELLPSSLWEAYHTFEESEIMKEALGEHIFNAFLSAKYEEWDEYRVQVFNYEHKKYLNY from the coding sequence ATGGAAAAAAGAATTCAAAATATTATGGAAAGAATGAAAGCAGACAATATCAAGTTTATTAGACTCCAATTTGTTGATTTACATGGAATTCCAAAGAATGTGTCAATTCCTTGTGAATTGGACAATATGGAAGACTTATTCACTGATGGAATCCTATTTGACGGATCATCCATCCCTGGTTTTGTTGGAATCGAAGGAAGCGACCTCGTCTTAAAGCCAGATATCAGCACTTATTCACCCCTTTCATGGAGACCTGAAGAGTCTGCATCCTGCAGATTCATATGTGACATCTATAATCCTAACGGAGAGCCATTTGAAGGGGACCCAAGAGGAATCCTTAAAAAAGCTTTAGCAAAAATCAAGGAAGAAGGCTACACCTACAACATAGGACCTGAACCTGAATTCTTCATTGTAGACACAGACGATGACGGATACCCAATTCCTCACGATACTGCAGGATACTTTGATGTAGAGCCTGTAGATAAGGGAACTGACTTCAGAAGAGAAATCACTACCAATTTACAGGAATTAGGCTTTGAAGTAGAAGCAAGCCACCACGAAGTGGGTTCCTTGGCCAAAACGAAATCGCATTCAAGTTCCGATGATGCATTAAAAACTGCAGATGCAGTGATTACATTCAAGCAAGCAATCAAAGCGATTGTGGCAAATATGGCTGATTTCGATGGATTCGACTACAGAGTGACTTTCATGCCTAAGCCATTCTTTGGAGAAAGCGGAAGTGGAATGCACTGTCACCAAAGTCTATTCAAGGATGGTGAAAACATCTTCTATGATGAAAACAGTGAAACTGGATTGTCCCAAGAAGCTATGTGGTTTATTGGTGGATTGTTAAAACACTCTGCAGCAATAACCGCAGTGACCAACCCTATCGTAAACTCATACAAAAGATTGGTTCCAGGATATGAGGCTCCAGTTTACATCACTTATGGTATTCAAAACAGGTCAACCTTAATAAGAGTGCCTGCAGCACGTGGAAAAGCCACCCGTATTGAATACAGAAGCCCAGACCCTACCTGCAACCCTTACCTTGCATTTGCAGTAATGCTTGAGGCAGGTATGGATGGAATAAAAAACAAAATCGACCCGGGAGAATCTGTTGAGATCAACATTTATGAATTGACCGATGAAGAAAGGGAAGAGAAAGGCATAGAATTGCTCCCTTCCAGTCTATGGGAAGCATACCACACCTTTGAAGAAAGTGAAATCATGAAAGAAGCTCTTGGAGAACATATATTCAATGCATTCTTATCTGCAAAGTATGAAGAATGGGATGAATACAGAGTCCAAGTGTTCAATTACGAACATAAGAAATACTTAAATTACTAA
- a CDS encoding formylmethanofuran dehydrogenase subunit A, which yields MEYILKNGIVYDPANEVNGEKMDICFKDGKIVEDVSADAEVLDVTDKIVMPAGVDPHAHVAGPKLVVGRLYRPEDERRGVAQKTKTTRAEAGFSIPSCPTTGYRYSRMGYGTVCEAAMPPLEAKHTHEEINTIPNIDINPLPLFGNNWFVMEYARENRIDDLAAFIAAMLRVSKGYGVKIVNPCGSEAWGWGMNVHGYDDKAPYFDVTSREVVRALAKANEKLGLPHSIHIHPNDLGHPGNVPTTIATLDSIKDIAKSTKPSASVRDQTIHCTHLQFHSYTGNSWKDAASGAEECADFINKNPYVTCDVGQVTFDETTTMTADAPMEYDLFKISGLKWANKDIECETAAGIIPCIYSPKTPVSTLQWAIGLELFLHIENPWQVCLTTDHPNAGPFIRYPKIISWLMSAPKRMEMIDNGEVHKWASKRTGLAGLEREYDFYEIATISRAAPARIHGFADRGALTPGYNADIAVYDINPNDFDPSRDPEGVEKAFSNAYYTIKDGQIVVKDGDIVSTKQSHTIWTNVIGYEEEEKQIIDSIMPFFTQYYSVKWENYQVHDHYVPNPTVVDVEAK from the coding sequence TTGTAATGCCTGCTGGTGTAGACCCTCACGCTCACGTTGCAGGACCAAAATTGGTTGTAGGTAGATTATACAGACCAGAAGATGAAAGAAGAGGAGTAGCTCAAAAAACCAAAACAACCAGAGCAGAGGCTGGTTTCTCTATCCCAAGTTGTCCTACCACTGGATACAGATACTCAAGAATGGGATACGGTACCGTTTGTGAAGCAGCTATGCCTCCTTTAGAAGCAAAACACACACACGAAGAAATTAACACTATTCCTAACATTGACATTAACCCATTGCCACTCTTTGGTAACAACTGGTTTGTAATGGAATATGCTAGAGAAAACAGAATTGACGATTTGGCAGCATTCATTGCAGCAATGTTAAGAGTATCTAAAGGATACGGTGTAAAAATCGTAAACCCATGTGGTTCAGAAGCGTGGGGATGGGGTATGAACGTACACGGATACGATGATAAGGCTCCATACTTTGACGTAACCTCCAGAGAAGTTGTAAGAGCTTTAGCAAAAGCAAACGAAAAATTAGGACTTCCACACTCTATACACATCCACCCTAACGATTTAGGTCACCCTGGAAACGTTCCTACTACCATTGCAACTTTAGACTCAATCAAAGACATTGCAAAATCAACTAAACCATCTGCTTCCGTAAGAGATCAAACCATCCACTGTACTCACTTACAGTTCCACTCCTACACAGGAAACAGCTGGAAGGATGCAGCATCTGGTGCTGAAGAATGTGCTGACTTCATTAACAAGAACCCATATGTAACTTGTGACGTAGGTCAAGTAACCTTCGACGAAACCACTACAATGACTGCAGACGCTCCTATGGAATACGACTTGTTTAAGATTTCTGGATTAAAATGGGCTAACAAGGACATTGAATGTGAAACCGCAGCAGGTATCATTCCATGTATCTACTCTCCTAAGACTCCAGTAAGTACCTTACAATGGGCTATCGGTCTTGAATTGTTCTTGCACATTGAAAACCCATGGCAAGTATGTCTAACCACTGACCACCCTAACGCAGGTCCTTTCATCAGATATCCAAAGATCATCTCCTGGTTGATGAGTGCTCCTAAGAGGATGGAAATGATTGACAATGGTGAAGTGCACAAATGGGCTTCCAAAAGAACTGGCTTAGCTGGTCTTGAAAGAGAATACGACTTCTATGAAATCGCTACAATCTCCAGAGCAGCTCCTGCAAGAATCCACGGATTTGCTGACAGAGGCGCACTTACCCCTGGCTACAACGCAGATATTGCAGTATATGACATCAACCCTAATGACTTTGACCCATCCAGAGACCCTGAAGGTGTTGAAAAAGCATTCAGCAATGCTTACTACACTATCAAAGATGGTCAAATCGTTGTTAAAGATGGTGACATTGTATCTACAAAACAAAGCCACACCATTTGGACCAACGTCATAGGATACGAAGAAGAGGAAAAACAAATCATAGACAGCATAATGCCTTTCTTCACTCAATACTATTCTGTCAAATGGGAAAACTATCAAGTACACGACCACTATGTACCTAACCCTACTGTAGTGGATGTAGAAGCTAAATAA
- a CDS encoding DUF128 domain-containing protein — protein MSESEHRMIEILRILNTHEKPIGSKVIADELKTKGYNLGERAVRYHMQILDEKGYTEKQGYSGRVITELGKSKLEKGLIYDQVDFTLSKFKERIYLTDFDYKKKEGNVIVNTSNILENKAFDIIKEVFAAGVCVSPLINAKKTEINGKKGYVMKTICGTTIDGVFLKNGIPSIPQYGGLVDIEDYYPTKFSELISYRKTSITPLDAFIAKGMTSVLEVAEHGTGTIPANFRIIPESGLEKAKEIFEKLEKAGIGGILEIGEISENILGIPVPEGMVGISIIGGITPFCAAQEMNYKVDIKTGEEFINYNKLKELESSKHKIKHAKKVDYKKTPFILTKSLNRVNQVDYDIETGHGNIVSNISYLQKEDLDDAISIMKKTYKALPKYMNSHFSIVDHPDDKSKVGIATVCSLSIDGILIKNGIMSTPQYGGLLELGKPPLFVEMISYNGSSIDPHKIFIFKDLTQIAKRKNPKKILASIKEVPYIARPETEEILEKISKEGFSIFKVGKPRELVYNAKVDNYNFGIVTGSGLNLIAAIKEKGINIEAKAVETVLPIEDMSLIYEQ, from the coding sequence ATGTCAGAGTCCGAACATAGAATGATAGAAATCCTAAGAATCTTAAACACCCATGAAAAGCCAATAGGCTCAAAGGTAATAGCAGACGAACTTAAGACCAAAGGATACAACCTTGGCGAGCGTGCAGTCCGCTATCATATGCAAATTCTTGATGAAAAGGGATATACAGAAAAACAAGGATACTCTGGCAGAGTTATCACCGAGCTTGGAAAAAGCAAACTGGAAAAGGGCCTAATCTACGACCAGGTAGACTTCACACTGTCCAAATTCAAGGAAAGAATCTATCTCACCGACTTTGACTATAAGAAAAAGGAAGGAAATGTAATAGTAAACACTTCAAACATCCTTGAAAATAAGGCATTCGACATAATTAAGGAAGTATTTGCAGCAGGAGTCTGCGTAAGCCCACTGATAAATGCCAAAAAGACTGAAATCAACGGCAAAAAGGGATATGTGATGAAAACCATCTGTGGTACAACCATAGATGGAGTCTTCTTAAAGAACGGAATCCCTTCAATCCCACAATATGGCGGGCTTGTAGATATTGAGGATTACTATCCAACCAAGTTTTCAGAGCTTATCTCCTATAGGAAAACCTCCATCACTCCATTGGATGCATTCATAGCAAAAGGAATGACCTCTGTCCTTGAAGTTGCGGAGCATGGTACCGGAACAATTCCTGCAAACTTCAGAATAATTCCAGAAAGTGGTCTAGAAAAAGCTAAAGAAATCTTCGAAAAGCTTGAAAAAGCAGGAATTGGAGGAATCCTTGAAATCGGAGAAATCAGCGAAAACATTTTAGGAATTCCAGTTCCAGAAGGAATGGTTGGAATATCCATAATTGGAGGAATCACCCCATTCTGCGCAGCTCAAGAGATGAACTATAAGGTGGATATAAAGACAGGTGAGGAATTCATAAACTACAATAAGCTAAAAGAGCTTGAATCCTCCAAGCATAAGATAAAGCATGCTAAAAAGGTGGATTACAAGAAAACACCATTCATACTTACCAAATCATTAAACAGAGTGAATCAGGTCGATTATGACATTGAAACAGGTCATGGAAACATAGTGTCCAACATTTCATACCTCCAGAAGGAAGATCTTGACGATGCAATAAGCATTATGAAAAAGACATACAAGGCACTTCCAAAATACATGAATTCCCATTTCAGCATAGTTGACCATCCAGATGACAAAAGCAAAGTGGGAATAGCTACAGTCTGCAGCCTTAGCATTGATGGAATCCTAATCAAAAACGGAATAATGAGCACACCACAATACGGAGGACTTTTAGAGCTTGGAAAGCCACCTTTATTTGTTGAAATGATTTCATACAACGGGTCATCAATCGATCCACATAAGATATTCATCTTTAAAGATTTGACCCAAATAGCCAAACGAAAAAACCCTAAGAAAATCCTTGCATCAATCAAAGAGGTCCCATACATCGCAAGGCCTGAAACAGAGGAAATATTGGAGAAGATAAGCAAAGAAGGATTTTCCATATTTAAAGTAGGAAAACCAAGAGAATTAGTCTATAATGCAAAGGTAGATAATTATAACTTTGGAATAGTTACAGGAAGCGGATTGAATTTAATTGCTGCAATCAAGGAAAAAGGAATAAATATTGAAGCAAAAGCCGTTGAAACTGTCTTACCAATAGAAGACATGAGCCTGATTTATGAGCAATAA
- a CDS encoding formylmethanofuran dehydrogenase subunit C, translating into MKTITFDQKKTSSIALEFDELITDNIYAWTEEDFAEYKVPIGNSRFPITDYFDITVEGEAESPAEVKMILNGDCNRVKYIGCKMSAGEVVVNGDADLHVGAEMSGGIVTVFGNVAAHAGREMKGGKLEIMGNTKEFCGASYIGEWRGMSGGEIIIHGNAGKQCGECLVGGKIHVLGDCDILAGIHMTKGTIEIDGNVNRWPGGQMKNGNIVIHGKVGRLLEGFVEQGIVTDPELDGVTYPGRYIEYKGDIALNGKGTLLIDAEKNRDRLSTWIEEDDEYNAIREYRDQ; encoded by the coding sequence ATGAAAACTATTACTTTTGATCAAAAGAAAACTTCTTCAATTGCTTTAGAATTTGATGAGTTAATCACTGATAACATTTACGCTTGGACCGAAGAGGACTTTGCAGAATACAAAGTTCCTATAGGAAACTCCAGATTCCCAATCACTGATTACTTTGACATCACCGTTGAAGGAGAAGCAGAATCTCCTGCTGAAGTCAAAATGATTTTAAACGGAGATTGTAACAGAGTAAAATACATCGGCTGTAAAATGAGCGCTGGTGAAGTAGTTGTTAACGGTGACGCTGACCTTCACGTAGGTGCAGAAATGTCTGGCGGAATTGTTACCGTATTCGGTAATGTAGCAGCTCACGCCGGTCGTGAAATGAAAGGTGGAAAACTCGAAATTATGGGTAATACCAAAGAATTCTGTGGTGCATCCTATATCGGTGAATGGAGAGGTATGTCCGGTGGAGAAATCATCATCCACGGAAACGCTGGAAAACAATGTGGTGAATGTTTAGTCGGTGGTAAGATCCACGTTTTAGGTGACTGTGATATTCTCGCAGGTATTCACATGACTAAAGGTACCATTGAAATCGATGGTAATGTTAACCGTTGGCCTGGCGGTCAGATGAAAAACGGTAACATAGTCATCCACGGTAAAGTAGGAAGATTACTTGAAGGTTTCGTAGAACAAGGAATCGTCACAGACCCTGAATTAGATGGAGTCACTTATCCTGGCAGATACATCGAATACAAAGGGGACATTGCTTTAAACGGTAAAGGTACCTTATTAATCGATGCTGAGAAAAACAGAGACAGATTATCTACCTGGATTGAAGAAGACGACGAATATAACGCAATTAGAGAATACAGAGACCAATAA
- a CDS encoding sulfate/molybdate ABC transporter ATP-binding protein — MSEKFLKVNIQKELKEFELDIDFKLNKGCLGILGPSGCGKSMTLKSIAGIVNPDTGIISLKMDEENIYFDSEKKINLKPQKRNVGYLFQNYALFPNMTVEENIGIGVSKEKREKTVSEMIKRFHLEGLEKRYPRQLSGGQQQRVALARILAYGPDVILLDEPFSAMDTFLKEQLRIELVNSLKDFDGFSVLVTHDRDEAFQFCDELIILDKGKIIAKGETHEIFENPKKLDVARLTGCKNTSRIEIIDDYHLKSLDWGLTLEVSEKISPNITHIGIRAHDFAPAKKDEVNSFDTENSSLLEMPFEWEITLANGLWWKREKQIREHEFVVPDHIKVDPKNTILLEE, encoded by the coding sequence ATGAGTGAAAAATTCTTAAAAGTAAATATCCAAAAGGAACTTAAAGAATTTGAATTAGATATTGATTTTAAGTTAAATAAAGGATGTTTAGGCATTCTCGGCCCTTCAGGATGCGGTAAAAGCATGACCTTAAAATCCATTGCAGGGATTGTAAATCCAGACACCGGAATCATTAGCCTAAAGATGGATGAGGAAAACATATATTTTGATTCAGAAAAAAAGATCAATCTAAAGCCTCAAAAAAGAAACGTAGGCTACCTGTTTCAAAACTATGCCCTATTTCCCAATATGACTGTTGAGGAAAACATCGGAATCGGTGTATCCAAAGAGAAAAGGGAAAAAACAGTATCTGAAATGATAAAGAGATTCCATCTTGAAGGACTTGAAAAGAGATATCCCAGACAATTATCCGGAGGCCAGCAGCAAAGGGTTGCATTAGCTAGAATATTGGCCTATGGACCTGATGTTATCCTATTGGACGAGCCATTCAGCGCCATGGACACCTTCCTAAAGGAACAATTGCGTATAGAACTTGTTAATTCATTAAAGGACTTTGACGGATTTTCAGTTCTAGTAACCCACGACCGTGACGAGGCATTCCAGTTCTGCGATGAGCTTATCATATTGGATAAAGGAAAAATCATTGCAAAGGGGGAAACTCATGAAATCTTTGAAAATCCTAAAAAACTCGATGTTGCCAGACTTACAGGATGCAAGAACACATCTAGAATTGAAATTATAGATGATTATCATCTCAAATCCCTAGACTGGGGACTGACATTGGAAGTCTCTGAAAAAATCTCACCAAACATAACCCATATTGGAATAAGAGCGCATGACTTTGCTCCAGCCAAAAAAGATGAAGTAAATTCATTTGACACTGAAAATTCAAGCCTATTGGAAATGCCTTTCGAATGGGAGATAACTTTAGCAAACGGCTTATGGTGGAAACGTGAAAAGCAAATCCGCGAGCATGAGTTTGTAGTTCCAGACCATATAAAAGTAGATCCTAAAAATACAATATTGCTGGAAGAATAG